One Microcebus murinus isolate Inina chromosome 9, M.murinus_Inina_mat1.0, whole genome shotgun sequence DNA window includes the following coding sequences:
- the YKT6 gene encoding synaptobrevin homolog YKT6 has product MKLYSLSVLYKGDPKVVLLKAAYDVSSFSFFQRSSVQEFMTFTSQLIVERSAKGTRSSVKEQEYLCHVYVRNDSLAGVAIADNEYPSRVAFTLLEKVLDEFSNQVDKMDWPVGSPATIRYTALDGHLSRYQNPREADPISKVQAELDETKIILHNTMESLLERGEKLDDLVSKSEVLGTQSKAFYKTARKQNSCCAIM; this is encoded by the exons ATGAAGCTGTACAGCCTCAGTGTCCTCTACAAAGGCGACCCCAAAGTGGTGCTCCTCAAAGCTGCGTACGACGTGTCTTCCTTCAGCTTCTTCCAGAGGTCCAG TGTTCAGGAATTCATGACCTTCACAAGTCAACTGATTGTGGAGCGCTCAGCGAAAGGCACCAGATCTTCTGTCAAAGAACAAG AGTATCTGTGCCATGTCTACGTCCGGAATGACAGTCTTGCAGGTGTGGCCATTGCTGACAATGAATACCCATCCCGGGTGGCCTTTACCTTGCTGGAGAAA GTACTGGATGAATTCTCCAACCAGGTGGACAAGATGGACTGGCCAGTAGGATCCCCTGCCACAATCCGTTATACAGCCCTGGATGGTCACCTCAGCAGATACCAG AACCCCCGAGAAGCTGACCCCATAAGTAAAGTGCAGGCCGAACTCGACGAGACCAAAATCATTCTG CACAACACCATGGAATCTTTGTTAGAGCGAGGTGAGAAGCTAGATGACTTGGTGTCCAAATCCGAGGTGCTGGGGACGCAGTCTAAAGCCTTCTATAAAACT GCCCGGAAACAAAACTCCTGCTGTGCAATCATGTGA